The Coleofasciculaceae cyanobacterium genome has a segment encoding these proteins:
- a CDS encoding glycosyltransferase, which produces MAEKPLASIIIIFLNGDRFIQEALDSILAQTYDNWELLLVDDGSTDRSTEITKNYVEKYPEKIRYLEHEGHQNLGMSASRNLGINNARGEYIGFLDCDDLWTTQKLEQQIAILETYPQVALVGGRTKWWYSWTKDHEDQNKDFLQKFNLPLNTIIQPPDLLLLFLQDEWASLCDILVRRSCVEAVGGYEVSFRGMYEDQAFHAKLCSMFPAFLSSECWYIYRQHPQACCSVSHATGKTQIAKKTMLNWLEEYLSQQDKNDPQLEETVQKLLRSYRYPFLTKLFQPVRSRKRRMKNQLRRIAALKNLLRGQFPPVGWVNFGSFNKLTPLSRDFGYDRGLPIDRYYIEKFLAYHGGDIQGRVLEIGDDSYTKEFGGKRVTTRDVMHVKEGNPLATFVGDLTNADCLPSDTFDCFILTQTLHLVYDFRLAMQTIYRILKPGGVVLLTVPGISQLATDEWSSYWCWSFTSYSTQHLFEEFFPLDCIQVEVHGNVKSAIAFLQGLCTAELSQKELDYKDPCYPLLITVRAEKPKGI; this is translated from the coding sequence ATGGCTGAAAAACCTTTAGCTTCTATTATTATTATCTTTCTAAACGGCGATCGCTTTATCCAAGAAGCGTTAGACAGCATATTAGCTCAAACTTATGATAATTGGGAATTATTGTTAGTAGATGATGGCTCAACAGATCGAAGCACGGAAATTACCAAAAATTATGTAGAAAAATATCCCGAAAAAATTCGCTATCTAGAACATGAAGGTCATCAAAACTTGGGAATGAGTGCTTCGCGTAACCTTGGTATTAATAATGCAAGAGGCGAATATATCGGCTTTTTAGATTGTGACGATCTCTGGACTACCCAAAAACTAGAACAACAAATAGCCATTTTGGAAACTTATCCCCAAGTAGCCTTGGTAGGAGGTCGAACAAAATGGTGGTATAGCTGGACGAAAGATCATGAAGATCAAAATAAAGATTTTTTGCAAAAGTTCAATTTGCCCCTTAATACTATTATTCAACCACCCGACCTATTATTACTTTTTTTACAGGATGAGTGGGCTTCTTTGTGTGACATTTTAGTAAGACGTAGTTGTGTAGAAGCTGTAGGCGGTTATGAAGTTTCTTTTCGGGGAATGTATGAAGATCAAGCGTTTCATGCAAAACTATGTTCGATGTTTCCCGCATTCTTATCTAGTGAGTGTTGGTATATTTATCGGCAACATCCCCAGGCTTGTTGTTCGGTTTCTCATGCCACAGGAAAGACTCAGATAGCCAAAAAAACTATGCTGAATTGGTTGGAGGAGTATTTATCTCAACAAGATAAGAACGATCCTCAACTTGAGGAAACGGTTCAGAAACTTTTGCGATCGTATCGTTATCCCTTTTTAACCAAGCTTTTTCAACCAGTGCGATCTCGGAAGAGAAGAATGAAGAATCAGTTGAGGCGAATTGCTGCTTTAAAAAATCTATTAAGGGGTCAGTTTCCACCTGTGGGTTGGGTAAATTTTGGCAGTTTTAATAAGCTAACACCCTTAAGTCGAGATTTTGGTTACGATCGCGGTCTTCCTATCGATCGCTATTATATCGAAAAGTTTTTAGCTTATCACGGTGGTGATATTCAGGGGCGAGTTTTAGAAATTGGCGATGATTCTTATACTAAAGAGTTTGGCGGGAAGCGTGTCACCACTAGAGATGTAATGCACGTCAAAGAAGGAAATCCCCTGGCTACTTTTGTAGGCGATTTAACTAATGCTGATTGTCTTCCTTCCGATACTTTTGACTGCTTTATTTTGACTCAAACTTTGCACCTAGTTTATGATTTTCGACTAGCAATGCAAACAATTTATCGCATTCTCAAACCAGGTGGAGTCGTATTGTTAACTGTACCTGGCATTAGCCAACTGGCAACGGATGAATGGTCTAGTTATTGGTGTTGGTCTTTTACCAGCTATTCTACACAACATCTTTTTGAAGAGTTTTTTCCTTTAGATTGTATTCAAGTAGAAGTTCATGGTAATGTCAAAAGTGCGATCGCGTTTTTGCAAGGATTATGTACTGCTGAATTGAGCCAAAAAGAATTGGATTACAAAGATCCTTGCTATCCTCTTTTAATCACAGTTAGAGCAGAGAAACCAAAAGGAATATAA
- a CDS encoding polysaccharide deacetylase family protein, which produces MRVINKFKKLVRQNINRWRDGVLILLYHRIADLPLDPYLLNVTPQNFAEHLAVLKDSGCTILSLCQLVESLQAGNIPHRGIVVTFDDGYADNLYQAKPLLNKYQIPATVFVTSGYVGQQKEFWWDEVERLLLQPGIVPQTLELTIKDQHYQWHLGNDANYSTDEQQRDRHWHFYQSEDPSQRHRLFRALHEVLNPLSIKERCSVLEEVARWSGMGLNPRSTHRIMLPEEVKTLAADGLIEVGAHTLNHPVLSSLCVEEQRQEIQHSKAILEDILGHRVPSFAYPHGSKSDYTKDTVEIVRESGFTCTCSNFAGMVRQSENRFQLPRVLVYDCNGETFARQLQELLLV; this is translated from the coding sequence ATGCGGGTAATTAATAAGTTTAAAAAATTGGTTCGACAAAATATCAATAGGTGGAGAGATGGAGTACTAATTCTTCTCTACCATCGCATTGCCGATTTACCCTTAGACCCCTATTTATTGAATGTTACTCCTCAAAACTTTGCCGAACATCTAGCCGTATTAAAAGATTCGGGCTGTACGATCTTGAGTCTATGTCAGTTAGTTGAATCATTACAGGCAGGGAATATACCTCATAGGGGAATTGTGGTCACCTTTGATGATGGTTATGCTGATAATCTCTATCAGGCTAAACCTTTGTTAAACAAGTATCAAATTCCCGCTACTGTGTTTGTAACATCTGGTTATGTTGGGCAGCAAAAAGAATTTTGGTGGGATGAAGTCGAAAGACTGCTGCTGCAACCTGGAATTGTACCACAAACACTAGAGTTAACAATTAAAGATCAACATTATCAGTGGCATCTAGGAAATGATGCTAACTATAGCACAGATGAGCAGCAGCGCGATCGCCATTGGCATTTTTATCAATCAGAAGATCCCAGCCAACGTCATCGCTTATTTCGCGCACTCCATGAAGTTTTAAATCCATTATCTATCAAAGAAAGATGCTCTGTTTTAGAAGAAGTTGCTCGATGGAGTGGCATGGGTTTAAACCCACGTTCGACTCATCGGATTATGTTACCCGAAGAAGTTAAAACATTAGCAGCAGATGGCTTAATAGAAGTAGGAGCGCATACTCTTAACCATCCTGTTTTGTCTTCTCTTTGTGTAGAAGAACAACGTCAAGAAATTCAGCATAGTAAAGCTATATTAGAGGACATTCTAGGACATCGGGTGCCAAGTTTTGCCTATCCTCACGGTTCAAAAAGTGATTATACAAAAGACACAGTTGAAATCGTGCGGGAAAGTGGTTTTACTTGTACCTGTTCTAACTTTGCTGGTATGGTAAGACAAAGCGAAAATCGATTTCAACTTCCTCGCGTTCTTGTTTATGATTGCAATGGGGAAACTTTTGCTCGGCAGCTACAAGAATTATTATTAGTTTAG
- a CDS encoding glycosyltransferase family A protein → MNANPLVSVIMIFFNGEKFIEQAIESVLDQTYDNWELLLVDDGSTDNSTQIACRYIEKFPQKIRYLEHKNHQNKGMSATRNLGIANANGKYIAFLDADDVWLSHNLEQYLNLLNLQPQACMVYGNTLKWYSWTENSEDRDRDHLYDLKIDSEILVEPPKLFELLIKEKISAPCITSLVIKSEALQKIGGFAEEFRGMYEDQAFYAKIFLNHSVFITNAWGAKYRKHPDSCVSIARKTGQVNASHLFFLNWIEKYLLEQEVTDASIWKSLRQSLWAYHHPWLNKFKKKIFRLVGKTLPFSLIRS, encoded by the coding sequence ATGAATGCTAATCCTTTAGTTTCTGTGATTATGATTTTCTTCAACGGAGAAAAATTCATTGAACAAGCAATTGAGAGTGTTTTAGATCAAACCTATGACAATTGGGAACTGTTACTTGTTGACGATGGTTCTACAGATAATAGCACTCAAATAGCGTGCCGATATATCGAAAAATTCCCCCAGAAAATACGTTATCTCGAACATAAAAATCATCAAAATAAAGGTATGAGTGCTACCCGTAATTTGGGAATTGCTAATGCCAACGGTAAATATATTGCTTTTTTAGATGCCGATGATGTCTGGTTATCCCATAACCTAGAACAATATCTCAATCTTTTGAATCTGCAACCTCAAGCCTGTATGGTTTATGGAAATACTCTGAAGTGGTACAGTTGGACAGAGAATTCTGAAGATCGAGATCGAGATCATTTATATGACTTGAAAATCGATTCTGAAATTTTAGTTGAGCCACCAAAGCTATTTGAGCTTCTAATTAAAGAAAAAATTTCTGCACCCTGTATTACAAGTCTAGTGATTAAAAGCGAAGCTTTACAAAAAATCGGTGGTTTCGCCGAGGAATTTCGAGGAATGTATGAAGATCAAGCGTTTTATGCCAAGATATTTCTCAATCACTCAGTATTCATTACCAACGCTTGGGGAGCTAAATATCGTAAACACCCCGATTCTTGTGTTTCAATTGCCAGGAAAACAGGTCAAGTAAATGCCAGCCATTTGTTTTTCTTAAATTGGATAGAAAAATATCTATTAGAACAAGAAGTTACTGATGCAAGTATTTGGAAATCTCTACGACAATCTCTTTGGGCTTATCATCATCCTTGGTTAAATAAGTTTAAAAAGAAAATATTTCGCTTAGTAGGCAAAACTTTACCCTTTTCTTTGATCAGATCTTGA
- a CDS encoding glycosyltransferase family 4 protein, giving the protein MKLLIILPSIQRGGAEEYTLKIAKAALKVDWKIQVALPNTPGTTSLIDDFTQQNIKYHRLDIGNVEGSKLASIKASLLRLLRTSKLLYRVKPNVVLLNLPAHHLGFIVLWVCGLLKVPTAVVFHLIPFPASFSPRKLQAYNWAKSRNQQWITISDYNRKCLAQEFDLSPQEFSCIYNGIKQDSVIKLDINKHKLRSKIRQELGLIETSQLLLTVARLHSQKGHDYLIPIIPEIIGKFSQVHFVWVGDGEDRAHLEDLLRKYKVEAKVTFLGYRDDIPRLLTAADLFLFPSYQEGLPFAVLEAMICGLPIVASDTGGIPEIITHQQSGLLFTTGNSYDLQQKLDWALTHPTDMMCMAEAAKVEVVEKFSEAKMLKDTLEVLNLLRKL; this is encoded by the coding sequence ATGAAATTACTAATTATTCTTCCTTCCATTCAAAGAGGAGGAGCAGAAGAATATACTCTTAAAATTGCTAAGGCAGCTTTAAAAGTTGATTGGAAAATACAAGTTGCATTACCTAATACTCCTGGTACTACTTCTTTGATTGATGATTTTACCCAACAAAACATAAAATATCATCGCTTGGACATTGGTAATGTAGAAGGTAGTAAGCTGGCTTCTATCAAAGCCAGTTTGTTAAGGTTACTAAGAACAAGCAAGCTATTATATCGAGTCAAACCTAATGTCGTATTGCTCAACCTCCCAGCTCATCATCTAGGTTTCATTGTTCTTTGGGTATGCGGATTATTAAAAGTTCCTACTGCAGTTGTTTTTCATCTAATTCCTTTTCCTGCATCATTTAGTCCGAGAAAGTTACAAGCTTATAATTGGGCAAAAAGTAGAAATCAACAGTGGATTACAATTTCTGATTATAATCGCAAATGTTTAGCTCAAGAATTTGATTTATCTCCTCAAGAATTTAGCTGTATTTATAATGGAATTAAACAAGATTCAGTTATTAAATTAGATATTAACAAACATAAGTTACGGTCTAAAATTAGGCAAGAATTAGGTTTAATAGAAACTAGCCAATTATTATTAACTGTTGCTCGTCTTCATTCGCAGAAAGGACACGATTATTTAATTCCAATTATTCCCGAAATTATTGGTAAATTTTCCCAAGTACATTTTGTCTGGGTAGGGGATGGGGAAGATCGAGCGCATCTAGAAGATTTACTACGGAAATATAAAGTAGAGGCAAAAGTAACCTTCTTGGGATACCGCGATGACATTCCTCGTCTTTTAACCGCTGCGGATTTATTTTTGTTTCCTAGCTATCAAGAAGGCTTACCTTTTGCTGTTTTAGAAGCAATGATATGTGGTTTGCCTATAGTCGCATCTGATACTGGTGGAATTCCTGAAATAATAACTCACCAACAAAGCGGGTTGCTTTTTACTACGGGCAATAGCTATGATTTACAACAAAAACTCGATTGGGCTTTAACTCACCCTACTGATATGATGTGCATGGCTGAAGCAGCAAAAGTTGAAGTA